One genomic window of Pecten maximus chromosome 3, xPecMax1.1, whole genome shotgun sequence includes the following:
- the LOC117322861 gene encoding uncharacterized protein LOC117322861 yields the protein MNCDSQTVYSTLYHHPVMTPKVVRSLGRDPLDEYFPRSSDQGSQQACMRCDTPTAMGYTFHQPLNHPHQHGTVFSPQNRGNITATPLSGQQTGGYSPGDYNMYATDRNTCSVDDNTMFLVSTNNNRVSGFSDNNYNPMYDVLLNVGQLQLSSYRMQTHTSATRCEQSYGGLDHDVDRQFLASQYRSVNNHGDSTFANPQKYYPAEPQHMTHTACRTPYSTVSHRTPYSTVSHRTPPNILPWQFSLNKDFRLWNVNHLLFSSSPADSLQNLADDSNRFRNEEANSNSLLNLGLKQYFRPGRETTPVQTPSSYVGYVGSSTDDDTWSTRTTQHSDTESLESFESGSSIRQIDMTASVLSEFSLYGPVSPESFRGDTPHPELWSFD from the exons ATGAACTGTGACAGTCAGACTGTGTATTCTACTCTATACCATCATCCAGTGATGACACCCAAAGTGGTCAGATCTCTTGG TAGAGATCCACTGGATGAGTACTTCCCAAGGTCATCAGATCAAGGCAGCCAACAAGCTTGTATGAGATGTGACACACCTACTGCCATGGGTTACACGTTCCATCAACCACTGAACCATCCACATCAACATGGTACAGTCTTCTCTCCACAGAATCGGGGGAACATCACTGCGACGCCCTTATCTGGGCAACAGACAGGAGGATATTCTCCTGGTGATTACAATATGTACGCTACagatagaaatacatgtagtgttGATGATAACACAATGTTTTTAGTAAGTACTAACAATAACAGAGTGTCGGGATTCTCGGATAACAACTACAACCCAATGTATGATGTGTTACTGAATGTTGGACAGCTACAGTTGTCCTCGTATCGCATGCAGACTCATACCAGTGCTACGCGTTGTGAGCAGAGCTATGGAGGTTTGGATCATGATGTTGATCGACAGTTTCTAGCTTCTCAGTATCGGAGTGTGAATAATCATGGGGATTCAACATTTGCAAATCCACAGAAATATTATCCAGCAGAACCGCAACATATGACACATACTGCCTGTCGCACTCCTTACTCCACAGTATCCCATAGAACTCCTTACTCCACAGTATCCCATAGAACTCCTCCCAACATCCTCCCCTGGCAGTTCTCCCTCAATAAGGACTTCAGGTTATGGAATGTTAACCATCTCCTGTTCAGCTCCTCTCCCGCAGACTCTCTTCAGAATTTAGCAGATGACAGCAACAGATTTAGAAATGAAGAAGCCAATTCCAATTCTTTGTTGAACTTAGGACTGAAACAATACTTCAGACCTGGGAGGGAAACAACTCCGGTTCAAACCCCTAGCAGTTATGTTGGTTATGTTGGTAGCTCTACTGATGATGATACTTGGTCGACAAGAACCACTCAGCACTCTGACACTGAATCCCTCGAGTCATTTGAAAGTGGCTCATCTATTCGACAAATTGATATGACTGCCAGTGTCCTCTCTGAGTTCAGTCTGTATGGCCCAGTGTCTCCAGAAAGTTTCCGAGGGGACACTCCACACCCAGAACTCTGGTCCTTTGATTAG